The Polyangiaceae bacterium genomic sequence GTTCTTCGTGTTCCACCCGTTCGGGGTCTCGAAACAAGTCAGTGTTTCTCTATTGCATATGTTTGCATCGATCGACAGCTTGTGAGTCACGGGATCCTTGGTGGTAAACGCCACCACAATGTGGTCGTTGCCCAGCGGGGTGGTAAGATGTGCCACGTCGAACGCGAACTGCGGCCCCAGGCGAATGTAGCGATCCGACAGCATCACGGACTCCATTTGGGGAACTGGGTTCCTTGGCGCTTGGCTGGCCGCGAACGGTGCCGACCAGCTCCCGTTCGAATACCGCGCCATGACGAGCCCGCCCCAGTTCGCCTGCGCGAGAACAAAAACGTCGTCGTTGACGGATTCGATTCTCGGATGTGAGATGATCGCGATCCCCGGAAATGGATTAGGCAACTGGGAAAAAGAACTCCACACGCCAGGAGCCATCCACACATCGATCTCGCCAGCCGTGACGTCGTTGTACGCTGCGAAAACTGAGCCATTGTTGGTCACTGCCATGCTGCTGCCGTCGTAGAAGTGATTGTTATCACTCACGCACTGAGCCATCGCAAACGTCTGCCCAGAGTTCCAAGAACGGGCGATACACGCGCCGCCGAGATACGGGATCATCGAGTTGTCCATGTAGCCCGATGGGGGAACCTTCGAGGTTGGGACCGCGAGGTTCGTCATGAAAACATAGCTTTGGTAGGTTGGCGCAACTGCGATTGAGGGGTCGCCCCAGACGACTGCCCAACCCGTCGGAGGGCTGACCTTTCCGCGGTACGTCCAAGAGGCTCCGTCGTTTGTCGACGTCGCCCAACCCATCAAACTCGCCCCCGGGTAGACCCGACGGGTCGACTGTGTGTACTGAATGTAGTCTGGGCATCCTCGACCCCAGCACTCAGTGTCGTCATTGAATGCCGTGATCACGGTCCGCTGACCAGAGACAGTGCTTACGGCGACGACCGCTTCAGCCTGCTCATGCGGGCTAGTCGTCCAGTTCTGCCCGGTCACTTGCGCCTCTTCTCGGACCACGGCCGTGTCAGCATCGCTGTCCACGACGCTGCTGCACCCAATCGCCGCTAGCGCGCAGGCAATCGCCGTTGCCGCGCCTGTTTTCGCCATGCTTGAATCCGTCCCCATGCTGCGTCTCCTCGTAGAAGTGTCCCCACTATCTCATCGAATACTGCGTGCCGAAAAGCAGAAATCCGCAGAAGAGGAGTTGCGCAACTTTTGCTCAACGCGGCGAATTGCTCCGCGAATCCACGGCGATGCGTTCCAACTTCCCTTGTGCGCCCAGTTGACAAGCGTCATGTACAGTGAGATGTCCTGGATGCTCACTTCGCGCGCGTGGCGCGCGTCGGCTTTCGGCCGGTCTTTGGGGGATTCGCTTTGAGCTTGTCGAGGTCGACGCGGGCGCCGGGCTCAACGTCGACCAGGTCGACGACCTTGACCTTCAGGGCACGTGCGATTGCCAGGAGCGTGTCGAGGGAGGGATTCCGGCGCCCTCGTTCCACCTCGGCGAAGTAGCGGAAGGTCAGGCCGACCCGAAAGGCGGCGTCCGCCTGCGTCCAGCCCAGGCGCCAGCGCGCTTTCTTGATGCGTTCGGCTACTTTTCGGCGAAATGTTGCAGGGCTCACGCCCTGGACCACACTTCAGCAGGCTACTTAAACGTTAGCCACTCCAGTAGCATGTGTTTCTGAAGCGTGGACTCTGACACGAACGCCAATGACCCCGTGATCACGCGCGCGAACGCGCGTGTTGGAAGCCGCCTACGCGACAAGTGGCACCCGGGTGTGCTGCTCGGTGTGGGCGGGATGGCGGCTGTCTACGCTGGAACCCATCGCAACGGCTCTCGCGCGGCCATCAAGGTGCTTCACCCTGAGCTCAGCGCGCACACTGACATTCGGTCACGCTTCTTCCGCGAGGGACGAGTCGCGAACACCGTGCAGCACCCGGGCGCGGTGTCGGTTCTCGACGAAGACGAGGCCGAGGACGGCGAGAGCCTCGAGGCGCGTGCGTCCAGACAGGGCGGATCCCTCGCGGTCGACGAAGTACTCGCGGCGACCGACCAGTTGCTCGACGTGCTCGTGGCCGCTCACGCCAAGGGCGTCATCCACAGAGATCTGAAGCCCGAGAACCTGTTCTTGACGCGCGACGGAGTCGTCAAGGTCCTCGACTTCGGAATCGCGCGCCTGCGCGAGCTTTCGTCGCGAAGCCACGCGACGCGCGATGGCTCCACGATGGGCACGCCCGCGTTCATGGCGCCGGAGCAGGCGCGAGGGGTATGGGACGAGGT encodes the following:
- a CDS encoding helix-turn-helix transcriptional regulator, whose protein sequence is MSPATFRRKVAERIKKARWRLGWTQADAAFRVGLTFRYFAEVERGRRNPSLDTLLAIARALKVKVVDLVDVEPGARVDLDKLKANPPKTGRKPTRATRAK